A window of Nicotiana sylvestris chromosome 8, ASM39365v2, whole genome shotgun sequence genomic DNA:
agtgataaattATAGTTGTAGTAAATGTAAAAAACAATGAGAGCAAGGTAATTTTAGTAGATGTAGTACTTTAAGCCAAAGAGAAAATTTCAAGCTTGTCTCCCAGCAACAGGCAAAAGTGAAAGACTATAGTAGAAGATAGTATTCAATTTTTTGCATTAGAGATTCATTCATTTTGCTTAATTGTTAACATGTGTAGTATAGCCAACAAATTGGTGTTTTTATAAGAGTGTAGAGTTCTGTGGATTTTATTATGCCAATTTTTCTCTTCGCCATTTGACAATTGTCGCCTGGTTGAACAATTAAACTCTGTGAACATGTGTCTATCTACTTAGCTTGAATATTTTTATGCATGTTTGCAAGGAAACATAAGCGTGGAATTCAGTATTACTGATCCTGTGttgtgaaaaatgaaaatgagagctAGAGCTGATTATCACGAGCATATTCCAAGTTAACAGGTTCTGCAATTTGGACTACTGGTACCGCGCGTTCCTGTCACCCTAGTTTAGCTAAAAAGAGAatcaaagaagaagaataagagggAAATTAAAGAAATAGGACTACTTAAATTGCACCTCGCATTGGTGTACTCTATGTCTAAAGTTACATTTGAGAAGATCAGAATTTGGTTAGATGATGTTCGCAAGTGGGCCGGTTAGGCTCGGGCCCGCAAGCCCATATAGGTAGCTGGCCCGTTTAGGCCCGAGACCATGGGGTTTGAGGCCCAAATGGGCCTGTTCAAATAATATGCCCGTTAGGACCGGGGCCGTTTGGGCCCGGGACCGGCTCCTAAGTGGGCCGTTCAACCGGTCCCAAACGGTCCTAAACGGGCCCAacgacaatttttttttaaaaaaatctaaaataaaaatttgaccgTTGCACCTTTAAAACATAGCTGTTATGGCTGCCAAAATAGCCGTTGGCTATTTataaaatagccatttaacccccctcccccctccccccaaactttattttaaccccaaactttttataattacactttttctctattttcaaccgtaaataccccctcattctttcatttaaGTTAAAACTTATCGGCATGATTATACTATTAGAAACCATGTAAAAGGCGAGGTCTATGAAGGTACATTAATCCGCAATGGTGTACGATCGGAGATATCCGCCCGTGTTGGCTCAGGGCGAATCCTTCGTAATCTCTTGTTTAGAGAGATCGGTTGTATCAACTTCACTGGAGCTCTAAATAGCTAGCTTAACACTGACAGCAAATGCAACACAAACATCCCATACCCTTGATAACCCACATGCATCATGTACCTCGGGCCCAGTGGGATCGTCTACCGTGTAATTTTTAACTTGGAAAGAAAAGTTGTAAGGTTTTTAGTAAACTTGAAGAGTATACAGAAAGTTACACTAATTGTAGATATTATCTTTCTGCTGAATAGATGATTTGCAGATCAAAAATCAATTTGACTAGCAATTATCAGACATGTAACTCATTGTGCTTTCTTTCTTATTTCCAAATACTAATCCATTtcataaataaaatacaaaaagaaaatggATGTTGACTGGCATAAGATATGAGCTACATTTGCGGTTCTTTTCATTATTGTGAGTATTGTTGCTCGTTTACACTTTAGAGATAATGTTCCTTAACTGTCCTTTTCtattatattcaagactaattcaactacagacctccaaattataATCCGGATgcgctcttaagtccaaaatcacccaacgaagctaatagAACTGACAAAACTCTATTTTGAGATCAACTATTAAAAAATCAAACTCGGTCAATTCTTCTAAATTAGAACTTAAATCTTGAAgttctcttccaaatcgattccaGATAACCTGAAAACCAATATCGACGATTTACGCAAGTCATTACATCATGCGGAAATACTTGAGCCCTCAAAATATCGAGCGAAGTGCAGATACTCAAAataaccagtcgggtcgttacaaatataAAACGTAGCAATAAgtaataatattttgaaaatattttagtttataaTTAATAGGGTGCAATAGTTAGCTATAGAACGTAAAATTTTGTCCTGTGAATCTAAAGCACACTGtccagattatcttgagtcgattaacttgaatgattgtaccaggcatgcttcacgtcctttatctggttctctcatgaaataagttgttttaccttccttgatagTATTTATAGGTGTGTgaaatcacttacaatgatgtaagcaaggttgGTAAAAATCCTTTCATAAAAAGTTGGTTGCTGCACTGTTCCTGTGTAGTAGCGTGTGCTGGCAGTAACTTTcctgctggagagttgacttcatataGTCTCCTCGAAAACTGGTAGGGACATGTTTCCTAAGTTGTTCCTTTTACTCTTTCTCACGTGAGTCAttgctatcagctttgagtactaggttcttttctttctttcgttCTATTCTTTCattgtctatcttcctcttcatctcgtgggccttcagatttccaaccagctctGCTATGGCCAGCTCCTGCAGgtcctttgattcagtaatagcattcCCCTTGCTTTCCTAAGggctggatcccaacctggaactttgtgatctcaaggtcttgtagaTGTGTAACATGTTCCTTGTCTGGTTCTgaatggtaagtttgttagatcatcaaaacataaagaaaagtACTTGTTgccaaggtacttgtaacctatcaatttccccctttttgatgacgacaaacttagaattgatatttcCCATGAGAACTAGATCTCCATATTGTTCCCCCTACGAATCAGCCACATTCCCCATTAAAAACGAACCTAAGGATCCGATCACAAGGGGTTCCTCAAGACTGTTTggaaaatcatcaaaactcaaaatttcataacttataAATACTATACCCTCTTACTCGAAGGAGCCATTAGACAAGCAGACCCCTCGAGGACGATgaagaagatttcctcgctcCCCGAACTTTCATTGCCCCCGAAGAATTAGAAGTAACAAAATCAACAGTTGAAGAACTGGAGCAAGCTATTTTGATCGAGCATATCCCAGATctgaaggtatacctgggaatgggattgaccccaaactcaggaaaaaacttattcaatttTTATTAATAACATCGATTTCTTTGCTtagtcccatttagatatgacagggatcccaccggaaataaccacccatcgattaagtgtcgaccccaggttcaaaccgATGAAGCAAAAAAGGAGACCTCAGTCTGAAGTAAAGAGGTAACAAAACTTTTCAAAATAGGGTCAattagggaggtaaaataccccgaatgATTGACCAATGTGGTGGTAGTTCCGAAAAAGGggaataagttaagaatgtgcatagattataaagacttaaataaggcatgccccaaagattcatTCCTATTGCCCAACATTGACCGCTTGATCGATGgtacggccggccacgagatcctcacctttctcgatgcctactcggggtataatcaaattcagatgaaccctgaggatagggaaaagacttcaTTCATCATGAAGTACGATACGTACTGCTAAATatgatgcccttcgggctaaaaaatgcgggAGCCatgtaccaacgcctagttaataatATGTTTtgaacatcaaataggcaaatccatggaagtttgcattgatgatatgctagttaagtccctacacgcagaggaccatttgactcatttgcaggaaatatttgacatcctcagaagctacaacatgaaactcaatcctGAAAAATGTGCCTTTAGCGTGGGTTCAGGAAAAtttttaggcttcatggtgtaAAACAGGGGGATTGAGATCAACTCCGACAAAATCAAAtccatcgaagaaatcacggtggtaAACAATGTGAAGGCCATGCAACGACTGACCGGGTGGATAACAGCCTAGGGCCAATTCATATCGAGGTCATCAGATAGGAGTCATCACCTCttctccttgctcaaaaagaaaaacaacttcgaatGTACTCCGGAATGCCAATGCGCCTTAGAGGAGTTGAAGCGGTACCTGACAAGCCCACCTTTACTCTATACCTTGAAAGAGGGTGAAACGCTGTATTTGTACCTGGCCGTATTCGAGGTAGCGGTAAGTGTTGTGCTGATTTGAGAAGAACAAGGTATGCAATTACCTCTTTATTATGTAAGTTGGACCCTGGGAGATGCCGAAACCAAGTATCCAcaactagaaaaattagctctcGCATTAATAAACGCATCTCGAAAATTAAAgccctattttcaatgccatcgtacttgtgttttaacaacatatcctcttcgaagcatattgcataagcctGAATTGTCGGGCcagttggccaaatgggccatcaaactcggtgggtacgatatcgagtattaACCCCTAACagctatcaagtcccaaattctggcGGACTTTCTAGCCGATTTTATGCCCGCCCTCGTGCTCGAGGTAGATAAAGAACTTCTACTAAAAGCGGGCACATCTTCGGGGGTGTGGACCTTGTTCATTGATGGTGCCTCGAACGTGAAAGGGTTCGGGCTCGGCATAGTTCTGAAGCCACCCACGGGCAGTATGatcaggcaatctataaaaactgcaaGGTTGAGTAACAACGAAGccaagtatgaggctatgattgcaggtccaGAATTGGCCAAAGGCCTAGGAGCGGAAGTCATCAAAGCAAAGTGTGATTCCCTTCTGGTGGTAAATCAAGTAAACGGGAACTTCGAGGTTCGAGAATATAGGATGCAAAGGTACTTAGACAAAATTCAAGTCACATTGaaccgcttcaaagaatggactctggTCCACATACCTCGAGAGCAGAATGGCAAGGGCGATGCCCTTGCAAATGTGGGATCATCTATCGAGGAAGAAGACATACTCCCCGATGTTGTTATTCAGCTGTCCAAGTCAGTGATCAAATAAGGCTATGCTGAGATCAACTCCATTAGCCTGACataggattggagaaataaatatatcgatTATTTTGAAAGTGGGAAGCTACCCACAGCTcgaaaagaatcgagggccctgtgAACCAAAGCAGCCCGGTTCTCACTCGACAAAAATAGAACTCTATACAGAAGAACATTTGATGGGCCCCGAGCAGTATGCCTGGGACCAGGGGACACAGATTACGTGCTCCGAGAAATTCATGAAGGCACCTGCAAAAATCATTCCGGTGCCGATTTCTTAGTCCAAAAGGAGATCAGAGCAGGCcactattgggacaacatggagaAGGATACCAATGAATTCGTCCGAAAATGCGACAAATGCTAGAGATTTGCaccaatgattcaccaacccggtgaaTAGCTACACTTAGTCTTGTCACTatggccgttcatgaagtgggggatggacattgTCGGACCCCTACTGacggcaccaggtaaagctagatttatcttatttatgactgactacttctcaaaatgggttgaaacGTAGGCCTTCGAGAATATACGATAAAAAGAAGTCAATAACTTCATTTGGGACAATATCATGTGTCGATTCGGGATTACCTCCGAGATAACATGTGATAACGGGAAACAGTTCATCGGAGTAAAGTAACAAAGTTCCTCGAGGATCATAGAATACAAAGGATCATGTCAACACCCTATCACCTATGTGCAAACGGTCAGGGCGAGTCCATaaacaagaccatcattcaacacttgaaaaagaagttagaaaatgcgaaaggaaaatggagagaaatgttggccgaagtgctatgggcatatcgaacaactccaaaatcgAGCACAGGAGAGACGTCTTTCTCTCTGGTATACGGTTACGAGGCTTTAATACCGGTCGAAGTCTGAGAGCCAAGTTCCATATTTCGACATTCCACCAAGAGCTCAAACaacgaggctatgattgcagccCTCAAACTATTAGATGAATATCGAGAAGCTTCACTGGTACGAATGGCCTCCCAAAAACAAAGAATCGAAAGGtactataacaggagaacaaatctCAGACATTTCggagtcggggacttagtcctaaggaaagtcaccctaaacactcaaaaccctaatGAAGAGAAGCTAGGCCCAGGCTGGTAAGGACCATACTGCATCCTTGGAATTATTGGTAAAGGGTTATATAAGCTCGGTACCACGGGAGACGAACagcttccaagcaattggaacatatcaatgctcaaaCGCTATTACTGTTGAGGTGTCCGATGGAAGACACCGAAACATCCTATGACTcaaagaccttgggttttaaaaGCATGCGTTGCAATCTTTTCCTTCAATTGAATTTTATCCCGGGAAGGGTTTTACcgataaggtttttaatgaggcaacatctatatggtACCCACGTAGAatttaacaagtattcaaggcttctcttcaatcaacctcgaatactgggggcatccccccgggaaATTTCCTCCCCGGAGAAATCAAGATAAGCCAAAGAGGGTCTCGATAGAAAAGCGATGTATCTGGCCAAACGGTCACATGAACCGTGTCCTCATAGAATGATCAAACCCTCAATGGCGAAAactatgtatacttgtaccaactAATCAAAGGAATATTTTCACCATCAAAACCCTTTGCGCTCCAAAAGATGGTTATTATTTTTACAAACAACGGCCCTAGGGCTAGAAATCTCCGAACTCTCGGGGACTGACATCGAAAGCTCGAAACCGTAAGACCTCCGGGACGAAAAATTCGAGCTCGTAAGTCCTCAAATGAGGCAACGTCATGCTTATAAAGAACGGCTTCAGAGCCAAAAACTTTAGATGTCTCAGGGACTGTCGCATCGAGCTAtcaaaaactcgaggccataagaccccaggCGGGCAAACGCGAGCCCGAAAGCCATCCATAAGGCATCACCAACAATGTAAGACCTCCATGAGGAATTATCAACTACGTAAGCCGTTCATGAGGCATCTTCCATGCTAGAAGACCtccggtgtcacgacccaaaaccggACCCGATCgcgatgacgcctctcgtgaagacaaggccagccgacacattcccaaattcaatttctttaacaatttaataagtcaatttaagtcatttagaAGGATAAATCCCCAACAAGTACAAATTTAGCGAAATAAAACAAGTGTGGAAATGAATACaacccgacatcagggtgtcacaagtcacgagtatcTACTAAGGTATGAATATAAcgaagagtctaaaaatatactaaatatagtctaaggaagacaagagggagaaaaacAGTGATGCGAacatcgggcagctaccttgctaactccgatgactctgccactaagcaatcaacacccgctaccgggttcagaaacacctaaatctgcacacaagtgcaaggagtaatgtgagtacgccaactcagtaagtaatataagtaaatgaaagttgagcagtaagaaaacacgtaagccacgttataacgctacaacaaatgcaatatatttcgaaaatagtacagaaatcatttaatTCGTAAATCAAGCtaagtttcagtaaaaccttttaaaacaacattcaatagtttcaaacgagtggtaaaacagtgagtaaaaatgatggaAACAtaaatagcctctcgggcaaaacatgtaccataaatcacccctcgggcataatatcaaccgaactagcccctcgggctacctcacaatcacttgtaatcagcccctcaggcataacatgaatcaagaaccgcccctcgggcaaacatggatcaggatcagccccttgggcttcaatatgaaacaacaacagcccctcaggctacaACTTATCACTCAcacagggtacccgcgctcattgggggcgTACAGACTctgagaggggccccttacggctcaagcgcaataacaagccatctcgtggcataatcaaacaggctctcggcctcatatcaagccacgttatggcgtaacaaatcaggccctcggcctcataatcataaatcagtaccacactgctgcggcgcatagccaaatcccataatatcctcacaacataggcccttggcctcactcaatcaAAAATCTCTTAAGCcgctcgggcaacagtaaaaaaaACATGATGCACAAcctaaattatcatttaaaatgtcaaaacggagtaaatatggctaagttatgaaaacagtataatacAACAAGACTacatacaaatatgaagtcaagacagtgaggaatagtagtaaaagtcccctaagggtccaaaacagttggcacaaagcccaaatattgcattcagcccaaaacatggtaataatttccaacacacaatgatatcaaataattttcaatcaaatatgtgacttaacagtcatacgggacggactaagtcacaatccccagcggtgcacgaccccacgctcatcatctagcatgtacgtcacctcaaagtagcacaacgatgtgaaattcggggtttcataccctcaggacaaacatttacaattattacttacatcgatccggtccaaactctagcccgcgacgcctttgccctcacgaatcgacctccggatgctccaaatctagctaCAATCAGTAcataccattaaaatatgctaagggaacaaatcccactcgaaaatatccaatttacatcaaaaattccaaaatttctcaaacctgacccccgggcccacgtctcggaatccgataaaaatcatatcaataAGATCCTCATTTACTCACGAGTCTGCCCATATCAAATTCGTCAAAATacgacctcaattgcccattcaaataccaaaagaaatctcaaacttttcttccattttcccccaattttcactctaatttctcaaactaaatgatgaaattcaagaccaaatcatggaattaaaccaaataagagtgaagaatacttaccccaatagctccactgaaaatctcttcaaatttcaccttctcctgAGTTCTCCaatggtttttatgaaattggacttaaaccctcgtttTCAAAATAAAATCTGACTGCCCAGGCATTTGTTCATCGCAAATGCAGCATaaccctcgcgttcgtgaagcacactGCTTCACAGAGCAAAATTCCTTCTAGGCTAACGCAATAACCTTCTTGTGAAAGCGAAACATAGCGAACTCAACAGGTCGCGAATGTGAACTCAAcaggtcgcgaacgcgacctctactacgcgaacgcg
This region includes:
- the LOC138875918 gene encoding uncharacterized protein → MIRQSIKTARLSNNEAKYEAMIAGPELAKGLGAEVIKAKCDSLLVVNQVNGNFEVREYRMQRYLDKIQVTLNRFKEWTLVHIPREQNGKGDALANVGSSIEEEDILPDVVIQLSKSVIK